In Lolium rigidum isolate FL_2022 chromosome 3, APGP_CSIRO_Lrig_0.1, whole genome shotgun sequence, the genomic window AAAGTTGGAGATGGAACAACTCTTAGATTCTGGGAAGTTGTTTGGATGGGAGATTCGCCCCTATCATATCAATATCCGGCACTTTATAATATTGTTCAACATAAGAATGTGCTAGGACGGTGCTTGCTATTGAACCTGTTAATATCTCTTTTAGAAAAGGATTGAATGATAATAAATGGTTACAATGGATACATTTATGCCAGCGCGTAATCATAGTAGATCTAACAACTGAATCGGATAAGTTTGTTTGGACACTTACTGACTTGCGTATTTTCAGTGAAGACTATGTATCTTGACCTCATGAATGGACACGCTATTTATCTTCGTAAGTATCTATGGAAACTAAAAATCCctctaaaaattaaattttttatgTGATTCATTAGTAATAAGGTGCTCTTAACTAAGGATTATATAGCTAAAAGAAAGTGGAATGCatgtcaaaagtgttgtttttgtgattccccTGAAACAGTCAATCATTTTCATTAGTTGTCCTTTTGCAAAGATTATTTGGCGCATGATGTATCTAACTTATAACATTCCTCCACCAGCTAATATTACTAACATGTTTGGTAGATGACTTAATGGAGTACGAAAGAATGATAAACATAAAATTCGAAATGGAGTATCTGCTCTTTGTTGGGCGGTCTGGAGAAGTAGGAATGATAATATTTTTAACAAGCAAACTGGAActcattttttgcaggttatccggcgagctgctcatCTGATTCAACAATGGGCTTTCCTTCTTCCATTGGAGCAGCGGGAGGATATGGACCGGATGCTAGTGATTGCTCATGACTTTGTTTTTCAagctactgggtggcggcatcttcATAGAGAAGCAAATGCATAGCTTTTCTATGTGCCGTATTTTCTTTTGGTTGATTCATGGATCCACTTTAGCCGATCCATGATTGTAATAAGTGATGTTAGATTATTGGTGAACTGATACTTTGGTTTAATAAAGCAAGCCGAGTGCATctgttgatgcagaggctggagctatgttcctttatctaaaaaaaatcctGATGCCTCATATTTCAGAATAAAAAAGACCACCCATCGGTGCTTTCTCTCTTACTACCAGTCCTTCAGCCATTTGATTTTTTAGTTTGATGGCCTCtaataaaaaaaaatagaaagcgAAGGTGAACTAACGTTTTGTTCCTGCCAGGCTAAAATATAAGGATACCACCGGGCAAGATACCCTCGTATATATTGTGCTACAAGTCTAAAACTACACTATGTGGTATTCAGAGGAATTTATCGATCATTATTTTTTGACCTAAGTACTTAACATTACAAAATTTAGAATTTCTAAATAAGTACACTCCACTGCTCTGTTTAattcaaaaatgaagctttttcaTTATGGTTTCAGTATCCCAAGCGAGTGCACACAGCCCTCAAAGCTTACTTTTTAACGGATGCCCTCTACATATACTTCAATTTTATTTTACCTAGGCCTTGgtttttgttgattttttttttccttttgccaCATCTTCACTCAAAAGTCAAAATAGATACAGCTCTCCTGCAATGTTTTAGAATACTTGGGAAACTAGACGTTTAGAGCAAAAATTTCGCCCCTAGTTCATGCACGAAAGAGAAGAGAGCACGCAAGAAACTTGGCTTAATACCCAGTGCATCTTTCATCTTTTCAAAAGAAACTTCAGTTAATTTATGTGGCCACCAGCGCAGCTTAATACCCAGTGTGTctacatcttttttttttctgcatAACGTTCTGACAGTAGAATTCTTATTTCTGTAATATTTTGCAGATGTCACATCGTTATAGGATAGCGTAGCCACGCATTACAACTGGTTAAAATTCTGCATAAAAATGTTTCCTGCCGATGAAGGCAACGAACCACCTGTGCTTCAGCATTGACATTGTTTCTGCTTATTGTggacatgattttatccctgtgTTATTGTTTCCTCCTCATGCTCATGCAGGGCAGCAATTATAACCCTATTGATTGGGCTGCAGCCTGCAGAGATATGTACTCACGACAGGTGCTTTACATGCCCAAATCAAACAATTCATGAAACTGAATTCGATGAGTTGTCATTAACTTAACGTAAGCAACTAATTACATAATCATATGACTAGTAAGCTGATGAGCGTGATCATGATGGAACTGTGCATTGCCGTCGAACTTGTAATTGATTTCAATCAAATAATGCAGGGGAAGAAGGACAAGGCTCCTACTATTGCTTAGTCGTTTGCTTGCTTCCATAATAGATGGCTAGAATAGGGTACACTAATTGAACGTTGCATGTACGACGAAGGACAAACGTCAGCGTACTGAAACTATTGAACATAGTGGGACCAGTTAATACAGGGGAAATATCTCTCTTGGGAGCACCAATTGTCTGATATGTCGTCATGAAGAAGGATATGCTATTTATTTCACGTAATGTTGGAGGCTTGTTAGACATTTCAGGACATCATGAAACATGCGTTTTGGAGGAATTTTGGTGATCAACTAGCTGAATTTTATTGTTACCAAATAAAATCCTAATAAATCATGAGTAAAGGAAGTTGAGCAACTATTCCAAACATAATGGTTTGCACTATCTATTGCAGAAACTTACCGATAATTGCGGTATCTTCCATTTCATTTGCCTGTATCAATTATTCAGAGAGACAGACATTGTGAGGAACTAGAAGATTCTGTACTCCGCTAACTATTTTTAGTTTATTCAGAGAGGGAGTAACTATCAACAAAGAGCAGAGATGCTGAGCAAATCTAATGTGAGAGTAGAAATGTTTGTTTCTATAATCTGTCCTGCTCACTGGCCATAGCAGGTGTCATCTTTCATGTAAACCACATGATTCTAGAGGTTTTATGTCGCCCGTGCGTGTCCATCGCTGTTGATAACGTGAGCCTTTTCCTCTCTtaataagaagaaaacaaaggagAAGAAGCATGGAAGGTACAAATGGATCAGCACATGCCTTTCGATGCAGAAAGGGAAGTGTTAAAAAGCTTGCATAAAGGTGATTCAGAAAGGAAAACTGGAAGTCAGGTGGAAATCATCAATGTAGTACTCGCCCTGAATGTGACTTAGAAATGCAGTactaacaaaaaaaaatgatgaaaatgaTCACCATATACGCGATGCAGATCCCTGGTGATGTCAAGCAGAGACAGGTCAGCTGATAGAGAACAGTCGAGAAAATGATGAATGCGGAGCAAACATATGATACATACTAACATACCTCAATACAATACTGCTAGCTGTGCATAGTTTTAGGAAGCTCGTTTGGACATGTGGCTCATCTCAGGCAAGGAAACCATTGGTTGGTGAACTCTCTGTATCATTTGTGGCTCTATTTTCGTCCACTGTGTTGGTACTGTTGTCCACATAATTGACTAAAGAAGTGGCAGATCAGGCATGAGAAATGTAGTTTGGTTTTAGTTCTGGAACCATGCATGTGTCCATTTTACTGCCAGATCTTAGAAGAGAATAGTACACAGGTAAGAGCAAGCATAAGATTCATAAGCAGACACAGCTATTTTGTCTGAACTAACATGTTGCCGTCTGGACTCACTGTGTATATCAGCCAAGGACAAGCCATATGGCATCAAGTTGTTGAGATTAAGAACAAAGGGTGGCTCAGCTTGGATGGCCACGGGTATGGTTTACACGGACAATAACAGCAACGAACAGCACGGCCATCGGGAAAAGATCTGCAGAAGAGCTTGTGTCCTCTTCAAATAGAATAGAACAAATCGGGCAGGATGTCGACAGCCGACATGTGGGGCTAATGCATACACTGAAATCTTGTGGCGCAGATTCGTCTCTGCTATGGTATACCGCTTGTGATTCCCCTCGGAGCAGGGCAGAAATATCTCTGTTTTCTCGCTTTCCCTTTCTCCTTTTTGTCAGGTAATGTGTTGTCgaaaaggagaggaagaacaagttgAAGAAGGTTGTGTATTCAAGTGGCGCCCAATTTCCTAGAAAGGGCACTCTCCTTGCCTTATATTCTTCAGCATATCTGGCCATTTTGACCTTTCACTTCAGGACGATTTTGTACCAAATTGAACTGAGTGTCAGGGAATGTGATGTGGTTCCTCGTTTTTCTACACTCATGCTGGTTAAACTTGCGTATATATTATTGCAAGACAATCATTCCCCTGCCAGGGGAGGAAGGAAGGATGCCTCTTTGCTTCAAGGGATTATTCAGTGAACTAGGAGAAATAACACAATGCTTCTTTACTTATCTTTCCTCTCTGTCAGGCAAGCTAGAGATGCGTATGTCCACTAAAGTATATTCCGGTTAACGATATAGTATGTTTCTTATGCCACCTACCTAGATCATGGAAGGCTATACCGAGTATCAGGGAATGTGATGTGGTTCATGGTTTTCTACACTGATGCTGGTTAAACATGCATTTGCGATGACTACATATTATGATAAGACTAATCATTCCCCTGCCAGGGGAGGAAGGAAGATGCATCTTTGCTTCAGGGAATTATTCAGAAATAACACAATGCTTGTTTACTTATCCTTCCTGTCTATCAGGCAAGTGAGAGATGCATCTGTCCTCTAACGTATATTCTCGTTAACGATATATATTTCTTATGCCAACTACCTACATCATGGCAGGCAAGGAGGTGGAGAAACAGGAGACATTACCAAGATCACATCAAAATCCATATGAACTTTAAGTTCAGAAAAAAAGTGTCATGTAAATTAACTTGCAACGGGTAATCTCTTCTCGCTAATGTACGGTGCACATATAAGTAAGCAAAACCTATGATAACTACAGTGTCATGAATCAGTGATCCACTACTAACACTGTCAAATCCTAAACAAAACTACCAAGCAAAGAACAAAACAATCTAACTGAAAGAAACTTTTGATATCAACCCCTGCTGCATTTTCCCCCATAGTAATACACTTGAATTTCAGGCATCACTTAGCGCCGGAGGGAGGCCTTCCTCCGGCAGGCCGTCCACGAGGCCGCGCAGTCCGGGCTTGAGCTCGCTGCTGCAGAACTGATGGTACTCGGCGGTGTCACCTGCTTTCTTGCATACCTGGACCATCACGATCTCCGGCGTGAGCTGGAGTATCTTGGCGGAGATGGCCAGCGCGCCCTTGCGCCCGTTCCTCGTCGCCTCGAAGCTCACCTGACAATCCTTGGTGCGCGCCGTGAAGCTGACTTGTCCGGCAATCTCCTCCAGCTTGGCGATGATGGTGGCCACCGGCGCGCTGGACACAAAACGCATCTGCTCTCCCCTTTCCTCAAACAGCCCGGACAGGTCGAAGCTCGGCGAGGAGGCGATGATGTCGAACGCGTTCATGCTCTTGATCCGTCTCAGGCGCGTCTGGGGCGCCCGAGAGGCGGATCTGTGCATCTTCTCGAGGTTCACCAGCGACGGTGCTGATATGGAGGTGTGCATGCCTGGAGCTTGAGCCACAGGGGAGGAAGAGTCCGGAGACATGGCGGTCTCATCGTCAGAGTCGGTGTCGCAGAAGTCGGGCTCTTCGGGGCCATCGAGGCTGCGCAGGCAATCCTTCTTGTCGATGTAGAAACTGATTTCTTTGAATCCCTTCTTGAACCAGTCCGTCTCCATGATCTGCAGCAGCGTTATCCGGTGCGTCGGGttcggctggaggaggcggcgcacgaTGCGCACGAGTTCCGGGCTGAAGGAGCGTGGGCAGCGGAAGTCGCCGCGGCAGATGGTGCGGTACAGCACGCGGAGGTCGTCGTCACGGAAGGGTTTGCGGCCGGCGGCGAGCACGAAGAGGACGATGCCGCAGGACCACGCGTCCGCCTTGGCACCGTCGTAGCCCTTGCGCAGGAACACCTCCGGGGCGACGTATAGCGGCGTGCCGCAGACCGTGTGGAGGATCGCCTCCTGCCGCGCCGTGTCGGCGTGGGCGGAGAGCCCGAAGTCGGCGACCTTGAGGTTGCCGTGCTCGTCGACCAGGAGGTTGTCGGGCTTGATGTCGCGGTGGTACACCCCTGCGCGTGGCAGAAGGTGAGCGCGGACACCAGCTGCTGGAAGATGCGgcgcgcctcgtcctccttcatgCCGCCGTTCACCGGGACGTGCCGGTACAGCGGGCCGCCGCGGACGTACTCCATCACCACGAAGATGCGCGACTTGCACGCCATGACCTTGTGGAGCTGCACGATGTTGGGGTGCCGCAGCCGCCGCATCACGGCGATCTCCCGCTTGATCTGGTGCACGGCGCCCAGCTTGATGAGCTTCTCCTTGTCCATCACCTTGATCGCCACCTCCTGCTTCGTGTCCATGTGCCGCGCCAGGTAAACCTTGGCGAAGTTGCCCTCGCCGAGCAGCTGCACCTGCTGGTAGCGGCCGGGAAACTTGGGCCGATCCCCcatggccggcgccggcgccgtcgcgGCAGGCGTCCAAAATTTTGGTTCTGTTGAGAACTACTGGGGTGGAGGCGAGCAGAGGATTCGGCATCGGCGCAAACTAAATAGGAAGACTGCTAGGGCTGACCGGCCAATTGGGGAGAAAATCAGTCCAAAGCCTGCACGTGACGCCGATTTCTCCACGTATGTTCTTCTGCACGAATCTAGATGCAACTGGAATATTCCCCTGCACGCATCATCCACGTCACAAAATTCCATCGCTCGAACGAACAGGCCAATCCCAGAGATTTGCCAGGCTATACTGTCGCTGGTACCCCCCGCCGTCGCTCCTTCAGACATTCAGATCCGCCGACTCCTCAGCCGGCGTTAGAGACGACGAAGTCCTTATTTTAGCGGACGAATTTTCGGCACCCAGGCATAGTACCTGAACCCAACTCCGTAACCATTGGGGAGAGATGAGACATATTGCGCGCGAGAAAAGTAAGGAAAATTCAAGTATTTCTGCGGTCCATGAAAATTGTATATGTGTAAGTTCTGGAAAGAACTTTTTCAAAAACATTTGGAATTAGATAATAGATGCAGCTATGTGGGTGCGATTCATCCGTGATCGATATGAAAATGACTAATATACGTAGAGTACTGGGTTTCAAACTTTGCAACTTACCCTGAAAAAACCAGATCTAAGAAGTCAAATGACCCACGAAATTATTAGGTTCAAATGCCATATGCAATGACGTTTTCTCTCTTATGATGGCCGAGGAGGATCCAAAAGTTGTCGGGCTAGCACCCACCGCTACCGGTATAGGGGTGACCACTCACGAGACAATACTATATAGAGAtgtaagggcatgcccaatgcaaggTATCAGCTCACACTTTTAGCTAGGTTCAGGTAGTTTAAAATAGGTTCCGATGAGGAGGTAGCCTCCTCTTCAGCAAGCAAGATCTTAAACCTTAAAAGCATTGTTTTTGAAGACAGAGAGAAAAAGATACATAATATCATATTTGTGGGGtacttctctcttttttctgaaTAAAGTTGTAGCTTTCATTGAAgagataaaattcaccatgttgGTTTTGaacaacttttttacatggagcaactagttgtgtatgccaccattgctcatgccctaagtAGGCGGTCACTTTTCTGAAATGATGATTCTTTTTGTAAAAAAAGTTCTCTATAATAataaagaaagtaaaaaaagcacCCTATTGTTGACAGACTTACTTCTCCATAATCATAACATAGGCTTGTAGGGTTTATCAGCTTTAAGTTTCGCATTTTCTCTAGTTATTCGTGCTCTCTCACATCGATGCCAATGCAACCGCTAACAAGAGTCCATTCCGAACACACTACGGCTACAACAACTAATTAAGCAGTTTGTTTGAAAGATTGTTACAAAGTATTTGCCAGATTGTTACAAAGATTTTAGATGCTAAAAATTGGTAAAAACCGTAGTCTAAGAATGTTGTAATTATGGAGCTagagttttcttttttttgaaactaggacgatgcccgcgcgttgctgcggaagaaCAAAATACGTTCAACATTGCAACTGTATCCTAGCTCGGTCGGCATCGACGGTTTCAACCTCAACCTGGAGCACCTCCACACGAACGCCGCGCGGACctgcctcctcgtcctcgtctccggccgTCCCCAACCCTTGCCGACGACTCCTTCAACCTTCGGTGAGCACCACAGCCCCCCTTCTTTCCATCCGTGGTGTCGGAGCTCGCCTCACTGGCTATGATCTATATTGTTATTGAGCTTTTACATGGGTAGGTTTTTCCTCTCGTTTTGGAGCTCCTTCTACAACGTGATAGTTACATCGATAACTTTGGTTAGTGTCGATCTTGTGACCGCATCGGCACCTGCATTGCACCGGTCTGTCCAACCTGAGCTCGTTAACGTTGCTTTCCTGGCCACCATCAGGCCCCTGCATGCTCCCAGAAATTGTTCATGTTCTTTCTTTACAGCCTTGTCTATAATGAACCTCTTTAAGCGTGTGTTACTTTTTTTCGTAGTAGTTTTATTGTTGTAGAAGCATGAACGCCCCTGCTTTTATCTCTTCAGCATGGGCATGATGCCTTGATGCAGAATTCTGTCTTTCCCTGCTGCCTTTGATTTCCATATTAGTTGAATCTACTATACACCCTGCCATCTCTCTTTCTTTTGTTCACGCAAGGATCAATGTCATGATGTACACTGAATTTTTTTACAGCTTGAACCCCTTTTGTCCTGTTGTAGTGCATTTGCATTGATTTTGTCCTAAATCCAACGATGGAAAAACCCATGGTGGTGTTTCTTTCTTTCTGAATGCCGCACGTTTAAGCAAAGTGCAAAGTAGTAGTAGCAAAGTACACGTTTCAGTACATATTCTACTCAAAGAAACCATGTCATGCCATCGCGCAGAAGGCAAAACTCACGTCGACTTTGTACGTGGCATGTTCTGGCAGCATGTGCTGCTCCCTTCTCCTCCCGCTAGCCGAGCTGCTCCCTCCCGTCTTAGCCACACGGGCCTCCCTGCCGACGGCCGTTCCTCATGCCTTCATGCGTGCTCGATACATGCATCGAGCTGAGCTCCAACCCTCTGCTCGCTCGCGCAATCCCGCGCCGGCCTGCTGCTTACCTCGACCCACCGCCTTGCGTGGTGCTCCGGCCGACATCCACTGTCGCGCCCTGTGCTCTCCCTGAAGCACTCGAGCCACGCCGCTCGGCTTCCGCTAGGAGGAGAATTGTCCGGGGAGAGGAAGACCAGCACGAAGCCGTCAGATCGATCCAGCGCTAGGAGGAGAGCTGCACGGGGAAGCGAAGACCAGGACGAAGCCGTCAGATACATCCTAAGCTAGGAGAGCTGTCCGTGGAGGAGCCCGATGGATATTGGCTGATTCGAGTTGTAAAGGCCGCGTGCGATCAGAGAGAAGCACCGGCCATCGCGTCCGCCTCCAGTGACCCGTTGTCTCTGGCGGCGGCGGGAAAAGCAAGCTAAGCGATTGCGTTGTAGTGTTGCGGAATCGCCCGGAAGGTGCGCGATTACTTTTGTTCCCGTGCTACGGTTAGAGTTTTGATGGGATCGGGACGTATACAGGTTGAATTAGGAAACTCTTCCGTTCAGCGATCAAAGGAACGAACTTTTTCAGCGCTAGATTCAACAATGAAGGGGAAAACGCACCAAACGGACCGAACGacggaaaccttattttctttattattaggtatagatatagatgggggtgtaccccggcttctgcatcatggtgATGCACACGGTCTTTTATTAAAGAAGATTCAACATCTGTATAGTTTACAACTTAGAGCACTTAAACATCGCCAatgattgatacaaaaatcaaccagcgaaaagaAAACGTGACATACTAAgactacacatcaacatagcCTTCTACTATGACGCCAGCcagtctggcacaagatatcctgagcgaccatctagAGTTgtatgcatccagaaaccatggcatcccgctgtccctccggcgAAAGGAGGGACCAAATATGGATCCAATGTGTCACCATATGAGTAACCTGCAAGAAGTGAAAACAATTTTTTATGTTAAAGATAATATCGTTTCTGACCCTcgatatagaccaacataaggcagaaacctcaatccggataaaagctttagattgtctatctactccattcaaccaattaccaaacatattagtaatattagatgAAGGCGaaagatcataagtgaaattaaccgtacgccaaaGAATCTTAGCTAAAGGACACTCAATAAAAAGATGTTGGATAGTCTCCTGATCTCCGTAAAAATCACGTCTCGTACATCCATTTCAGTTACGTTTTGCTAAATTATTTTTAGTTAATAGAACCTTGttactcaaaaaccacatgaaaatatTTATCTTTAGGGGAACTTTAACCTTCCAGAGGTACTTTCTCAAGAAAGGggtatggtcattcataagatcctcatacatagacttAACCGTAAATAACCCAGTGGATGTCAGATCCCACTTAAAAATCTCATTATCTTCATTGAAGTTTACTCTGATCAATTTTTGACATAATTGTAACCATGAGGTCCACTCGTTACCACTCAACACCCTACGGAAAGTAATATTCAGCGGGgtttgagctaacacatgagctacaGTTACATTCttatgatgcacaatattatacAAGGATGGATACTAATGAGCTAACGAAGTTTTTCCTAACTAGGTATCTTCCAAAAAATGGGTATTCCTACCGTTACCCACTTTAAAGGAACCTCTAGAAAAAAACTCCCTCTTGACCTCCATCAATCCCTTCCAGAAAGGAGAGTCGGTAGGCTTAGCATGCACCTCAGATAAGGTCTTCTGTCTCAGGTATTTATTATGTAGTAACTCTTACCACATCTCGTCTTCATTCAAaagtttaaagagccatttactcaataaatATTTGTTTTTAATTTCGAGTACTTCAGtacctaagcccccttgatcttttGGTCAGCAGACAATGTTCCATTTTGTGAGGCGATATTTTCTCTTATTTTCATCAGACTGCCGAaagaacctagatctatagaagttCAGACATTTTCTTATTCCAACAGGTATTTGTAGGAAGGACAACATAAACATAGTTAAGCTAGTTAACactgaattgataaggactaACCTATGACCATatgatagtaattttcctttccagtaTCCCAATTTACTCTCAAATCGGATCTCCAccggataccaatcagaattcCTAAGTTTTCTGTAATGGATAGGAATACCCTAGTATCTAAAGGGAAGTAATCCAGCATCACATCTAAAGACATGTTTGTACTGGTCCTCCTCATCCTTGGCTTTTCCAAAATAGaaaatctcacttttatgaaaattaatcttaagtcCTGATAACTCTTCA contains:
- the LOC124699890 gene encoding LOW QUALITY PROTEIN: CBL-interacting protein kinase 25-like (The sequence of the model RefSeq protein was modified relative to this genomic sequence to represent the inferred CDS: inserted 1 base in 1 codon), whose translation is MGDRPKFPGRYQQVQLLGEGNFAKVYLARHMDTKQEVAIKVMDKEKLIKLGAVHQIKREIAVMRRLRHPNIVQLHKVMACKSRIFVVMEYVRGGPLYRHVPVNGGMKEDEARRIFQQLVSALTFCHAQGXYHRDIKPDNLLVDEHGNLKVADFGLSAHADTARQEAILHTVCGTPLYVAPEVFLRKGYDGAKADAWSCGIVLFVLAAGRKPFRDDDLRVLYRTICRGDFRCPRSFSPELVRIVRRLLQPNPTHRITLLQIMETDWFKKGFKEISFYIDKKDCLRSLDGPEEPDFCDTDSDDETAMSPDSSSPVAQAPGMHTSISAPSLVNLEKMHRSASRAPQTRLRRIKSMNAFDIIASSPSFDLSGLFEERGEQMRFVSSAPVATIIAKLEEIAGQVSFTARTKDCQVSFEATRNGRKGALAISAKILQLTPEIVMVQVCKKAGDTAEYHQFCSSELKPGLRGLVDGLPEEGLPPALSDA